The window TAACCAAGGGTATGGATAATATCGAAGAGATTTCTGATAAAGAAGAAGATTTTATTGATAGGGCAGTGCGTCCGAAAATTACTTCCCGCTTAGGCTGCCAGTGTATAGTGATTGATGGCGACATCGAAGTTACCATCCCGGATCAGTCTGGCTTCATGGGACACTAATTTGGATAGTTAGCTAGAAAACTTTCCAACATTAAAACATTTCAACTTTACAACAAAGAACAAAACATGAACAACGATAAATTTGCCTTACCTTTTTACTGGAACGACTACGAGGATATTGCCATGTCTTTATATGAGAAATTTGGTGATGATTTTTCAGAAACCAAAATTTACCGCATCCGCTTTACCGAATTGATCGACTGGGTTTTAGAATTGCCAAATTTTAAAGGAACACGCGAAGAAAGCAGCGAAGGTCATTTAGAGCAAATCCAATCGGCCTGGGTGTACGAGTGGAGAGATAATCAGTAATTAGTCATGAGTTCGGAGCCTTCAGTCTTGAGGCGGCTCCAACGCTCTTAGCCAAACACTAAACGCCAGACTAAAATGTTTCTTCAGAAGCTAAAAGAGATTACCACTTTCATTTTTGATGTTGATGGTGTATTAACAGATGGATCTGTTCAGGTTACTGATAATGGTCAATCGTTGCGCACCTTTAACATTAAGGACGGTTATGCCATGCAATTGGCCGTTAAACGTGGTTACAACATCTGCATCATTTCGGGTGGTGATGGGATTGCCATGGGTAAACGTTTTTTTAACCTGGGTGTAACCGATGTTTTTTTAGGGACGGGCGATAAAGTTGCGGTTTTTAACCAATACTTAGCCAATAAAAATATTACTGCCGGAGAAGTGCTTTATATGGGCGATGATATTCCGGATTTAAAAGTAATGAAACTGGTTGGGCTACCAACCTGTCCGGCTGATGCCGTTGAAGAAATTAAAGCCATTTCTACTTTTATTTCGCCCTATAGTGGTGGTAAAACCGCTGTACGCGATATTATCGAAAAGGTAATGAAAGTACAAGGCAAGTGGCACGATGAAAACCCAAATGCCGCCGATTCGGGGGTATAGGTTTATTAGTTGGTTAAGCGGTTAACTGTTTAAATTGGTTAATTGTCTCTAAACGCCCAACTCCAAACTTGTTCATCAGCTGGTAATTGGTTAATTGTTTAAACCGATTAACTGTCCAGTTTTGAACTTGTTTAATCTTTCATTAGTAACTGCAAACTGCCAATTGCAAACTTTATCTTCGGTAAACTCCTCCCAACTCCAAGCACTCAACTCCAAACTTGTTCATTAGTAAGACGATTCTTATTAGGTCGCCATTAGCCCAAATCGTCATTTCGAGCGTAGTCGAGAAATCTGTTTGAATAATCAAGCCATCTAGCATTTTTAGCAAAGAGTAAGGAAGCTGAGAATGAGGTAATGCTCAGTGTACTAAATCTGGTAGGAGATCTCTCCATTTCGCTGCGCTCCAGTCGAGATGACGTATTTCTATTATTCTAAACGGCAATAGGAGATCTAATTCAGTGCAACATCACATGTACATCAATCAGTATTGACCTTCCCATTATAATTCTCGTTCATCAAAATTTGCAATCAACTGGATTATATACGAAATTTACATTCATAGTTTAATCAATCGATTGATTAAACTATGAATGTAAAAAACATTAACTTTAATTATATGAGCACATACCTCGTACCTGTAGATTTTTCCAAAACAGCAGATCATGCTGCTAAATATGCGGCCAGGCTTAGTTTCGCCATGACCAATGCTAAAATAATTTTGCTCAACGCTTATTACGTTTCAGAATACGAAAGCATTCTGCCTACACCCGATATGCTGGTAACAACTGACGATCGCATTGCAGACGAAATTTCGGACAGGCTAGCTGCTTTAGAAAAACTTAAGGCCAAACTACTCGAAATCAATCCTCAGGCAGAAGTAGAAGTTTATTTAACCCGAGATACTATTTTAAGATCGGTAATTGATCGTGTAAACCGGGAAGAAATAGAACTGATTATTATTGGCAGCAACGGAAAAAAAGCCAAAGATGAAAGCGATATCGGTTCTAACGCCATTAAAATCTCAAAATCGAGTCCGGTGCCCGTTCTGGTTGTACCGCCCAAGGCCGATTACCAATCCATCAGGAAAGCAGTTTTAGCCTGCGATTTTAAAAAAGTTAAAGAAGTCATCCCAATGCGTGCCCTTAAAAATATCCTGAGCAAACACGCGCTCGAACTTTTGGTACTCAATATCAATTCAGGGCATCATATCGATCGGGAGGAAGAACATTTTCTGCATGATATGTTAAGCGATTTTTCGCCGGCTTACCATTATTCAGACCATCCAGATACCATTAAAGGAATTGTGAAATTTGCCAAAAATGAGGCCGCACAACTCATTATCGCATTACCCAAGAAATATAGTTTTTTCGAGAGTTTGCTGCATGAAAGTGTATCGCAGAAGCTAACCATCAAATCGCATGTACCGGTATTGCTGCTGAAGGATTAAAAGTAATAACGTGCAACAGCTAAGTTACATTTCGCCATTAAACTATTAATTTTTTTTAGACTCCAACCAGTCAATTTTCAACCAAAAAACAACAAAAAACATGAAAAAATTATTAATGATCTGCGGATTGATGCTAGGTATAGCTGGTTTCGCTAATGCACAACAAGGTGGTGGACAAGGTAGAATGATGATGAAACCTGAAGAACGCGTAAAACAATTAGACGAAAAATTAAAACTTTCTGACGATCAAAAAACAAAGCTTACAACTGTTTTTACCGAACAGGCAGAAGCGATGAAAAAATTTCGCGAAGAAATGCAAGGTGGCGATAGAGATGCAATGAGAGAGAAAATGCAAAAAATGCGTGCAGAGAACGATGCAAAAGTTACTGCAGTATTAACCGACGATCAGAAAAAAACTTACGAAGCCTGGCAGAAAGAGCAACGTGCCGAAATGGAAAAACGCAGACAAGGGGGCGGTAATAATTAATCTTTGAAAAATATGAAATAAGAAAAGCGGCTTTAGGTCGCTTTTCTTATTTTAGCGGAAAATTAAGATATGCCTGTTCAATTTCCACCGATTATTTTAGCCTCTAAATCGCCGCGCAGGCAAGAACTTCTAAGCCTGATGGGCCTCGATTTTAAGGTTGAATTGAAAGATGTGGACGAAAGTTATCCGGAAGGCCTTAGCCCGGCAGAGATTGCAATTTATATCTCAGAGAAAAAAGCAAGGGCATTTACCGGAGATGGCGAAATCATTATTACCGCGGATACCATTGTGGCCTTAAACGGCGAAATTTTAGGCAAACCTAAAGACCGGACACACGCACAAGAAATGCTCAAAAAACTATCTGGTAGTAAACATGAGGTTTTTACCGGGGTAACGTTGGTTAAGGGCGATAAACTGTTTTCGTTTTACGATCGCACTGAAGTTACCTGTAAGGCTGTTACAGCAGCGGAAATTGATTTCTATATCGATAATTATAAGCCCTTTGATAAGGCTGGAAGCTATGGCGTACAAGATTGGTGGGGAATTGTTGTAGTAGAACGTATTGAGGGCTCATATACCAATGTCATGGGTTTACCCACCGAAAAATTATATTCATATTTAACAGGTTTGATCATCTAAACAGTTTTTCTAATTTAGACGGTGTAATTAACGCTTAAAATGATAAAAAAAATTATACTCTGGGGAGGAGTAACGGCCTTTTTATGTGTCCTGTTCTATTATTTAATTCCCATTACCCTATATCAGTCTTTTACTTCTTTTATTGCATTTACAGGTGGAATAAGTATTGCGATTTCTGCAGCTATCTTTACTTTAGGCTTAGTTACTGCAGTAAATAATGGGAAAACGAGTAATAAAAGAGATATTATTGGTAGTATTTTAATTATTGGCGTTTTTTTAAGCTGCCTGGTGGGAGGAGTTATTACATTTCTTTCTCGGGATGTGAGCCTTGTAAATGAAGAACTTGAACGAAATGGTGTATTTGTGGTAGCCAAGGTAGTAGGTGGTGATTCGTTTTCTACAAGGAGTATTGATATGACCAAAATAAGGGTGATGTTTAAATTGGATAACGGTAATAATACAACCGAGGATGTATTCATGAGCAAATATGAATTCAAACAATTTTACTTAGATCAGGAGCTTCCCATCTTATATTCATCCAAAAATCCAAGTATAGTAAAGGTGTTAACTACTGATGAAGAAATTTATAAATATTCGCACCTGAGGAAATAAATTTCCATAGTCTTATGGAAATCGGAATAATGGTTCATCATTCTTTAAATTTAGAAAAATGATGAATTCAGAAATAACCATAGCGGAACCTTGTACCCAAAATTGGGATGAAATGGAAAAAGGCGCAGGCTTTAATTTCTGTACTGCCTGTAGTAAAAACGTAATCGATTTCTCAGGGTATACCAATGCCCAAATCATTCAAACATTAGCCAATGCCAGTTCATCTGTATGCGGCCGCTTAAGTAAAACCCAGTTAAATCAACTCAACTACTATTTAAAAATCGTTCCAACGACGAATAGAAACTGGATGAAATACCTGGGCGTATTGGCCATTGGAGCAAGTATTTTAACACAAAGTTCACATGCAACACCAAGAAAGGAATCTGTTGAGCTTGTTAAGCCAAAAAACGATCATCAATTAAATAAACCTGATGAGCCTGTAATTTTGAGAACATTTTATGGTTATATGTTTTTGAACAATAACAACAACAATGTTCCAATGGTTGGTTTAAAACTCAGGCTAAAAGGCACCAACCATACCGCAGTTACCGATAAAAACGGACGTTATGAATTTAAAATAGACGACAGTTTATACTGGAAATATAATGAGTTAATAGCTGAAGGTAGCGAATATCTGGTCGCATTTAAATTAGATAATAAAACTGTTAAGCAGCAAGATTATTATCCATATAAAGCAGAATACGCAATTATGGGGAAGATTAATGTTTCCTATAAATAGCCCACTTATTAAAAAATACTAAATATAAATTACGCTTTCATTCTCTCAATGATCTGTACACTTTGTACGGATCATTTTTTTATATCTGGCTAGCCAAAACGCCCATTTTTAGATCATAGGTAGAAAGCGTAAGCCGGTTTATTTTACAACGCCCTAAAACATAATTCGTAATTAAGGTGGCAATTACAATCATATCTACCCGTAGCGGAATAATTCCCGGCATTTCTGCTCTTTGCTGGTGAGTAGAATTGATTAGTTTTATGGATGTTTCTATGTAATCGTCATAGTTAAACAGAAAGGTCTTGATTTGAGCAATATCTATAGCCTGGTTATGTTTTCGGGTAACCAGTTCCGCAAAAGTTTCGAATGCACCAGCCGAACCAATTAAAATTTGTGGTTTATATTTTTCACAGATTTCGAAAAGATCTGTCAATTGTTCCTGAATGTGAAAAAGTATGGCTTGTTTATCTTCGTCAGAAAGGGGATCAGATTTAAAGAACTGTTGCATCAGGCGTGCTGCCCCAATGTTATAGCTTTTTTTCCAGATCAATTGTTCCTCGTTGCAGAGAATAAACTCTACGCTGCCACCACCAATATCCATAATTAACGATAACTCTTGTATGGCTCCACTCAATTTTACGCCCTGGTAAATTAATTCTGCCTCTTCATCGCCGCTAATTGTTTCGATGCTGATACTTGTTGTCATTTTAACGGCTTCCACAAAATCGTTTCCATTTTCAGCGCTTCTAACTGCCGAAGTTGCAGTTGCCCTTACTCGATCGACATTATAATCAGCAATAGTATTTTGAAAGGTTTTAAGGCAGTTTATGCCTCTTTCAAATGCAGCTGGGATAATAACGTTATCATTAATCCTCCCTTCGCCCAGCTTAACAGGTACATTGGTTTTGTACAGAATTTCAAATGCAGTTGCATTTACTTCTGCAATAAGCAGGTGGAAGGTGTTGGTGCCCAGATCGATTACAGCAATGCGCATAATATTAGGTTTGTGAAAACAAAAGCAAAAGACCTTCGGTGCTGCAAGGCCTGCCATCCGTTAAATTTTGTTATTGTTGGTGCTAAATTAAGGTTCGTATAACAAAATATCATGATCAACAGGTTTATTTTATTTCAGTTTTGCGCTTAATTATATAACATAGACTGAATGTTTATTTTACAGCCAGCTGCAATTGTTTGGCATTATGCAGTGCAGCTGTGCCCCAGGTATTGTTAAAATAAACAAAAACCTCCTTAAAGTTTGCTTTAATTTGCCTAGGGAAAGTATCAATCAATGCTTTATCATATTCCGATTTGTAAAGTACGGGTTTATCATGAAAGCGATAATACACCTTATCCATGTTTTGGATTACCGTATCGGGTAGGACAGCGGGATAACTTTGACCGCTAAAAATGATATGACTTTGAGAAAGTTCCTGATAAATTTCCTCGTTAAACCAGCTCAGGTGACGAAACTCTACCACATTCTGAAAATCGGAATTTAGATTTTCGGTCAGATTGGCCAACCGACCGGAAGTGTATTCAAATTTGGGTGGGAACTGGAATAATATACAGCCTATTTTTTCTTTTAGGCCTGATTGAACAGCTGCATAAAAATCGTTAATGAGCGTTTTACAATCATTAAGCTGTTTGTAATGTGTAATTAAACGTGGAGTCTTAATGGTAAATACAAAGTCATCAGGACTTTCATGGTACCATTTGTCGAATGATTTTTGAGTTGGCATTTTATAAAAGGTAGAATTGATTTCTATCGTATTAAAATGCTCACAATAATACTTAAACCAATCTTTTTGCGCCAAACCTTTCGGATAGAAAACTTCTTTCCACTCGCGGTAATAAAAACCAGAACAACCAATTCTCCACTTCATTTACAGAGAACAGGTTATGTGGCAGAAAGGTTTATTAGAAACGAAAATAGTGGCAGATTACATAAAGTGAATAATTATTACTCGTCCTTTCGAATCGAAATTACGTCTTGAAAACAAACAAAAAAACCGATGCTTGTGACACCGGTTTTTAAATTTATGTGGAATTAATTACTCAAAATATTCTTTCATTCTTTCGAAGAAGCTCTTATCGTTTTTGCCAGGCTGTGGCTTAAAGTTTGGAGATTCGCGTAATTTCTCTAAAGCACTGCGTTCATCGCTACTTAGCGCTTTAGGTGTCCAGATGTTGATGTGGATAATCTCATCACCTCTGTGGTAAGAGTTCACTTCTGGTAAACCTTTGCCTTTTAAACGCAATAGCTTTCCGCTTTGGGTACCCGGATCAATTTTAATTTTGGCTTTACCATCAATTGTAGGTACTTCTATGCTCATTCCTAAAGCAGCATCTACAAAACTTAAATGTAAATCGTAAACAATATTGTTGCCTTCACGTTTTAAGGTCTCGTGTGGAGTTTCTTCAATTAAGATAATCAGATCGCCCGGAATACCGCCGTTTGGCGCTGCATTTCCTTTGCCACTCATGCTCAGTTGCATGCCTTCGCTTACACCAGCAGGAATGTTAATGGTAATGGTTTCTTCGCCACGTACCACACCGTCGCCATGGCAAACATTACATTTAGCAGTAATTTGCTGACCGCTTCCATTACAGGTAGGGCAGGTCGATGCAGTTTGCATCTGGCCTAAAATAGTATTGGTTACCCTGCGTACCTGGCCGCTACCACCGCATGTACCACAGGTACTTACCGATGATTTATCTTTTGCACCAGAACCATCGCAGGTTTTACATACAATCAGTTTATTAACCTTAATTTTCTTTTCAGCACCGTGCGCAATCTCTTCAAGTGTTAATTTAACCTTAATGCGCAGGTTTGAGCCTTTGGCTACACGTCGGCCGCCACGTTGCTGACCACCACCGCCGCCACCAAAAAAGCTTTCGAATGGATTATGACCACCAAAAATATCTCCGAAATTACTGAAGATATCATCCATGTTCATATTGCCACCACCGTAACCACCAGAGGCACTACTGCCTACACCGGCATGGCCAAACTGATCGTAACGCTGTTTTTTCTCCGGGCTGCTTAAAACTTCGTATGCTTCTGCAGCTTCTTTAAATTTATCCTCAGCGGCTTTATCTCCCGGATTTTTATCTGGGTGATATTTGATCGCCATCTTACGGTAAGCTTTCTTTATCTCGTCAGCAGCTGCGCTTTTGGTTACGCCTAATACGTCGTAATAATCTCTTTTACTCATTTTCTTTATAAACGTTAAAATGTTTGAAGGTTGAAACGTTTAACGTTCACGTACCAAACAAACATTCTCTTCATTATTTCATAGCTTGGAACCAGTTGCTGAAATTGCTGTTTACAACATTCCAACCTTTAACCTTCCAATTTTTCAATTCTTCTAAGCTCCAACTACTACTTTAGCAAAGCGGATCACATTATCATTTAAAGTATAACCTTTTTCAACCTCGTCAATAACTTTACCCTTTAATTCTTCGGTAGGGGCAGGGATATTGGTAATGGCTTCGTGGAAATCTGTATTAAAAGGCTGGCTGATGCTTTCCACATCTTTTAAACCTTTTTGTGCCAAAGTGTTTTTCAATTTGGTGCTAACCAATAAAACGCCTTCTTTAACCGGAGCAACCTCACTAGCGCTTTCCATGGCTTTTAATGCACGGTCAAAATCATCTAAAACTGGTAAAAGCGAAACTATTACATCTTTACCAGCGGTTTGTAATAACTCTATGCGTTCTTTTTGTGTACGGCGTTTGTAATTGTCAAACTCAGCATATAAACGTAGATATTTATCGTTAAGTTGTTGAACTTCTGCTTGTAATTTTTCTTCAGCAGTTAGTTCCGGAGCCTGCTCAGTTACATTTGCAGCGGCATCAGTATTTTCTACATTTTCGGTAGTATTTTCTGATGTATTTTCAGTATTCATTATATTTTCTTCTTTATCGTTATTTTTCTTCTTATTAAACATAATACCAGGCTGAATTTTTTTGTGTTAATCTCAACTATTTTGCCACAAACGGAAATCAGCCAAGCTGTCAGATTTATTTGTATTTATCTGAACAGTTTGGCTGATTAGCTGACGGATGTCAGAATTTTTTATGCTATTTGTGCATCTTCGTGAACAATGCCATTTTCGCATTTGATAATACGCGATGGGAAAGTACGGATGATGTGGTAATCGTGTGTGGCCATTAAAACAGCTGTTCCGGCCTGACTGATTTGCTTTAATAAGGTTACAATTTCTTCCGAAGTTTCGGGATCTAAGTTACCTGTCGGTTCATCGGCCAGTATAATTTCCGGATCGTTTAACAATGCCCTTGCAATTACAATACGTTGCTGTTCACCACCCGAAATTTCGTGTGGCATCTTTTTGATCTTCGAGCGTAAACCTACTTTGTCTAAAACATCTTTTATACGCTCGTTAATTAGCTTTTCGTCTTTCCAACCAGTGGCTTTGAGTACAAATTCGAGGTTTTTTTCAATCGTCCTGTCGGTAAGTAGCTGAAAATCCTGAAAAACTACACCCAGTTTACGACGTAAGAAAGGCACTTGGCTTTCTTTCAGGTTTTTAAGATCGAAACCTGCAATGTTGCCCTCACCACTGCCAATATGTAAATCGCCATATAATATTTTAAGCAAACTACTCTTGCCCGAACCGGTTTGACCGATTAAGAATATAAATTCGTCTTTTTCGATGTGTAAATTTACGTTTGAGAGTACCAGATGTTTCTGTTGAAAAACATCAACATTGCTTAAATGAATTACTGCGTTACCTGTCATGTTATATTTCTAATTTTGCAATCTGCCCAAAAGGCAGGTCTTTAACCATTTCCATAATGTATTCTTGTTTGTCGCCCAAGCCCAGTTTTTCCAGCGATTTATCGGGTCTGTCGACCCTAAAATAAGCTAAAAGCGTAAACTTGTCATCTCTTAGCTGTACGTAATCCGGAATTTTGGCTATGCCTTTAACTTTAACGATATACATTGTGCTCAAAAATAGCATTTCCAAATGATAAGCGAAAGTATGAAGCCCTTTTTATCTGACCAACATGAGCCAGCCCGTATAGGTTTGAAAATCTTCGTTTAAATAAACTGAATAATAATACACTGCAGGTGGAAGTTCTTTTCCGTTCATTTTACCATCCCAGGGCTTAAATGGCCCTGTACTTTGGTAAACCAGGTTCCCAAAACGATTGATAATTCTGATAACCGGATTAGGGAATGACGCTGCTGCGGGTATATTCCAGGTGTCATTTACATTATCGCCATTCGGAGAAAAAGTATTGGGAATAACTACTTTGGGATAAACAGTTATGTTAACTTGGTCGCTACTGCTGCTGCAGCCTGAATTTGAAGTAGCGTGTAAAGTGTAGGTGATATCGCGCGGTGGTGTAGCAACGGGGTTCAGTTTAGTTGGATCATCAAGATAATCGGCCGGTGTCCATAAATAGGTAACATCCCCAGAAACCTTCCCATTTAGTGTTATTTTTTGCCCGTTAACGATTTTTTGATCCACTCCGGCATCTGCCATAGCATTTTTATTTACATTAATGGTTATTTGCGCCGTTTCAGAGCATGCGCCATTGGTAACTTTTACAGTATAGGTTGTGGTTTCGGTTGGTGAGGCAACAGGGCTAGCGCTTTTGGGATCTGAAAGACCGTTTGCCGGCTGCCAAAGATACTCGGTGCCACCAGATGCTGCTAACTGGATTGATTTACCCTCGCAAATAGTAGCTACTTGTATGTTGGTGATAATCTGTACAGGATCGTAAATCAGCACATTGGTTGATGCGTTTGCTGAACAACCATTTGCAGAAACAGTTACCGTATATTCGCCTTCCATGGCTTTAGTTGCATTAATGAGT is drawn from Pedobacter sp. HDW13 and contains these coding sequences:
- a CDS encoding nucleotide exchange factor GrpE, with the translated sequence MFNKKKNNDKEENIMNTENTSENTTENVENTDAAANVTEQAPELTAEEKLQAEVQQLNDKYLRLYAEFDNYKRRTQKERIELLQTAGKDVIVSLLPVLDDFDRALKAMESASEVAPVKEGVLLVSTKLKNTLAQKGLKDVESISQPFNTDFHEAITNIPAPTEELKGKVIDEVEKGYTLNDNVIRFAKVVVGA
- a CDS encoding exopolyphosphatase, which produces MRIAVIDLGTNTFHLLIAEVNATAFEILYKTNVPVKLGEGRINDNVIIPAAFERGINCLKTFQNTIADYNVDRVRATATSAVRSAENGNDFVEAVKMTTSISIETISGDEEAELIYQGVKLSGAIQELSLIMDIGGGSVEFILCNEEQLIWKKSYNIGAARLMQQFFKSDPLSDEDKQAILFHIQEQLTDLFEICEKYKPQILIGSAGAFETFAELVTRKHNQAIDIAQIKTFLFNYDDYIETSIKLINSTHQQRAEMPGIIPLRVDMIVIATLITNYVLGRCKINRLTLSTYDLKMGVLASQI
- a CDS encoding HAD family hydrolase, translated to MFLQKLKEITTFIFDVDGVLTDGSVQVTDNGQSLRTFNIKDGYAMQLAVKRGYNICIISGGDGIAMGKRFFNLGVTDVFLGTGDKVAVFNQYLANKNITAGEVLYMGDDIPDLKVMKLVGLPTCPADAVEEIKAISTFISPYSGGKTAVRDIIEKVMKVQGKWHDENPNAADSGV
- a CDS encoding DUF72 domain-containing protein codes for the protein MKWRIGCSGFYYREWKEVFYPKGLAQKDWFKYYCEHFNTIEINSTFYKMPTQKSFDKWYHESPDDFVFTIKTPRLITHYKQLNDCKTLINDFYAAVQSGLKEKIGCILFQFPPKFEYTSGRLANLTENLNSDFQNVVEFRHLSWFNEEIYQELSQSHIIFSGQSYPAVLPDTVIQNMDKVYYRFHDKPVLYKSEYDKALIDTFPRQIKANFKEVFVYFNNTWGTAALHNAKQLQLAVK
- a CDS encoding 2Fe-2S iron-sulfur cluster-binding protein, coding for MSIFKLKINFEEADHDPIELPIAAGESVLDVCLDNGIELQHNCGGVCGCSTCHVYVTKGMDNIEEISDKEEDFIDRAVRPKITSRLGCQCIVIDGDIEVTIPDQSGFMGH
- a CDS encoding universal stress protein, encoding MSTYLVPVDFSKTADHAAKYAARLSFAMTNAKIILLNAYYVSEYESILPTPDMLVTTDDRIADEISDRLAALEKLKAKLLEINPQAEVEVYLTRDTILRSVIDRVNREEIELIIIGSNGKKAKDESDIGSNAIKISKSSPVPVLVVPPKADYQSIRKAVLACDFKKVKEVIPMRALKNILSKHALELLVLNINSGHHIDREEEHFLHDMLSDFSPAYHYSDHPDTIKGIVKFAKNEAAQLIIALPKKYSFFESLLHESVSQKLTIKSHVPVLLLKD
- a CDS encoding nucleoside triphosphate pyrophosphatase, which encodes MPVQFPPIILASKSPRRQELLSLMGLDFKVELKDVDESYPEGLSPAEIAIYISEKKARAFTGDGEIIITADTIVALNGEILGKPKDRTHAQEMLKKLSGSKHEVFTGVTLVKGDKLFSFYDRTEVTCKAVTAAEIDFYIDNYKPFDKAGSYGVQDWWGIVVVERIEGSYTNVMGLPTEKLYSYLTGLII
- the dnaJ gene encoding molecular chaperone DnaJ, which codes for MSKRDYYDVLGVTKSAAADEIKKAYRKMAIKYHPDKNPGDKAAEDKFKEAAEAYEVLSSPEKKQRYDQFGHAGVGSSASGGYGGGNMNMDDIFSNFGDIFGGHNPFESFFGGGGGGQQRGGRRVAKGSNLRIKVKLTLEEIAHGAEKKIKVNKLIVCKTCDGSGAKDKSSVSTCGTCGGSGQVRRVTNTILGQMQTASTCPTCNGSGQQITAKCNVCHGDGVVRGEETITINIPAGVSEGMQLSMSGKGNAAPNGGIPGDLIILIEETPHETLKREGNNIVYDLHLSFVDAALGMSIEVPTIDGKAKIKIDPGTQSGKLLRLKGKGLPEVNSYHRGDEIIHINIWTPKALSSDERSALEKLRESPNFKPQPGKNDKSFFERMKEYFE
- a CDS encoding cell division ATP-binding protein FtsE, whose protein sequence is MTGNAVIHLSNVDVFQQKHLVLSNVNLHIEKDEFIFLIGQTGSGKSSLLKILYGDLHIGSGEGNIAGFDLKNLKESQVPFLRRKLGVVFQDFQLLTDRTIEKNLEFVLKATGWKDEKLINERIKDVLDKVGLRSKIKKMPHEISGGEQQRIVIARALLNDPEIILADEPTGNLDPETSEEIVTLLKQISQAGTAVLMATHDYHIIRTFPSRIIKCENGIVHEDAQIA
- the iscX gene encoding Fe-S cluster assembly protein IscX, yielding MNNDKFALPFYWNDYEDIAMSLYEKFGDDFSETKIYRIRFTELIDWVLELPNFKGTREESSEGHLEQIQSAWVYEWRDNQ